From one Triticum urartu cultivar G1812 chromosome 3, Tu2.1, whole genome shotgun sequence genomic stretch:
- the LOC125545000 gene encoding uncharacterized protein At1g27050: MNRRSRRRGKRGRTSPDPPAKRRRGPLESMPGELEAAPAPAPSVVMVAGLPPGCGVIELKSRLEAYGPVARTRIDAAAATGHVTFRSAAAATAAIAASLDPECGITIGSKKVLVVQASEAPNNSTSVVQSDPADASNNIASDALAIPSSRIAPEAIHKAREIVAYDDLF; encoded by the exons ATGAATCGACGCTCGCGCCGCAGAGGCAAGCGCGGGCGCACGAGCCCGGACCCCCCGGCGAagcgccgccgcggcccgctgGAGTCGATGCCCGGCGAGCTGGAGGCCGCTCCAGCTCCAGCGCCGTCCGTAGTGATGGTCGCCGGGCTGCCGCCCGGGTGCGGGGTGATAGAGCTAAAGTCGCGCCTGGAGGCGTACGGCCCCGTCGCGCGCACTCGCATAGACGCAGCCGCGGCCACCGGGCACGTCACCTTCCGCTCCGCTGCCGCTGCCACGGCCGCCATTGCCGCTTCCCTCGACCCCGAGTGCGGCATCACCATCGGATCCAAGAAG GTTTTAGTTGTACAGGCAAGTGAGGCGCCAAATAATTCGACAAGCGTAGTTCAATCAGACCCAGCGGATGCGAGTAACAATATTGCGAGTGATGCTTTGGCCATCCCAAGCTCCAGAATAGCTCCAGAAGCGATCCACAAAGCACGAGAAATAGTCGCTTATGATGATCTGTTCTGA